Proteins encoded by one window of Bacillus sp. DTU_2020_1000418_1_SI_GHA_SEK_038:
- a CDS encoding alpha/beta hydrolase: MLIGIIGLAGLLLLGLVYEQVSRRRDGRRPHTGEMIDVGGYRLHLTDTGKGEPTVVLIHGAGDCSYSWVHIRKELSKFTRFITYGRAGMGSSDPGPEPTPEQTVKDLKNLLNKTGAPGPYVLVGHSLGGLIVRLYALKYPNQVAGLVFLDSTHEFLKDDAKFKQGFTFIGFMLKILRLVSPFGIPRFFGNVLGVIPMYGSELPYYKQQLDAEEYKQWKGIVYSIFAGKTAGAEFKGAWGHLEATANLLNNSMNKPQFGDLPIAVVNNPGFGAHWTEMQKELASRSTNSIHKISDRKGHSLQMPRPEYVIEAIRHVVEQVQERNGRTLAESYEEHKHELG, encoded by the coding sequence ATGTTAATTGGAATAATAGGATTGGCAGGTTTACTTTTACTTGGATTGGTATACGAACAAGTTTCACGGCGTAGAGATGGGAGAAGACCCCATACTGGTGAAATGATTGATGTTGGCGGCTACCGTCTCCATCTAACGGATACTGGAAAAGGTGAACCAACGGTCGTCCTTATTCATGGCGCGGGTGATTGCTCTTACTCATGGGTGCATATTCGCAAGGAATTATCTAAGTTTACTAGATTTATTACATATGGCCGTGCAGGGATGGGTTCAAGTGACCCCGGCCCCGAGCCAACTCCGGAACAAACGGTCAAAGACCTTAAAAATCTGCTGAATAAGACCGGAGCCCCTGGACCATATGTACTTGTCGGTCATTCATTAGGCGGACTAATTGTCCGACTCTATGCTTTAAAATATCCAAATCAGGTGGCTGGATTAGTGTTCTTAGATTCAACGCATGAATTTCTCAAGGATGATGCCAAGTTTAAGCAGGGCTTTACCTTCATTGGCTTTATGCTGAAGATACTAAGACTGGTGTCTCCATTTGGTATTCCACGATTCTTCGGCAACGTTCTTGGCGTGATTCCGATGTATGGGAGTGAACTTCCCTATTATAAACAGCAGCTTGATGCAGAAGAATACAAGCAATGGAAAGGGATCGTTTACAGTATTTTTGCAGGGAAAACAGCTGGAGCAGAATTTAAAGGGGCATGGGGACATCTGGAGGCAACTGCGAATTTATTAAATAATAGTATGAATAAACCTCAGTTTGGCGACCTTCCGATTGCTGTTGTAAACAACCCAGGATTTGGTGCCCATTGGACCGAAATGCAAAAGGAATTGGCCTCCCGGTCAACTAACTCTATCCATAAAATTAGTGATCGTAAGGGACACAGTCTACAAATGCCAAGACCCGAATATGTTATTGAAGCAATTCGTCACGTAGTTGAACAAGTACAGGAACGTAACGGTCGAACGCTTGCTGAATCGTATGAGGAACATAAACATGAATTGGGGTAA
- a CDS encoding DMT family transporter: protein MKLNKGILFVLIGAAFFGFTPVFAKLGFSFGYTLGQINIVQMLISSILLWSFTLIKRASFKGLNKKNIPQIMMTGCFTGLTSIFYYGAMQYLPASLAIILMFQFVWIGIMLEWIFSKIKPAPVTILSIILILVGVFFASNVLNGDIQGLPFKGILFGILSACTYAGFIFFSGKVAVNVDPWTRTSLMATGSTILVLVIFMREIPSVLPLETNLITSAVGVSLFGAVLPPLFFAMGAPLISGGIANILTSIELPIAILSASIILSETITPLQWVGTAIILAAIALNELGTSLFRIRKRIEG, encoded by the coding sequence ATGAAATTAAATAAAGGTATTTTATTTGTGTTAATAGGTGCTGCTTTTTTTGGGTTTACACCGGTATTTGCTAAATTGGGGTTTAGCTTCGGCTATACACTTGGCCAAATTAATATCGTTCAAATGTTGATTTCCTCTATTTTACTATGGTCTTTTACTCTAATAAAACGTGCTAGTTTTAAAGGTCTTAATAAAAAGAATATTCCTCAAATAATGATGACCGGTTGTTTTACCGGATTAACAAGTATTTTTTATTATGGGGCCATGCAATATTTGCCTGCCTCATTGGCCATCATTTTAATGTTTCAATTCGTTTGGATAGGAATCATGTTGGAATGGATTTTCAGCAAAATCAAACCTGCGCCTGTAACCATATTGTCTATCATTCTAATATTAGTAGGAGTCTTTTTTGCATCGAATGTATTAAATGGGGACATACAGGGTCTGCCTTTCAAAGGTATCCTATTTGGTATTCTATCCGCATGTACTTATGCAGGATTTATTTTTTTCAGTGGAAAGGTCGCTGTAAATGTGGATCCATGGACTCGAACCTCATTGATGGCAACAGGATCAACAATCTTGGTCCTTGTCATTTTCATGCGTGAGATTCCATCAGTACTGCCATTGGAGACAAACTTAATAACCAGTGCTGTTGGAGTTTCGTTATTTGGAGCTGTCCTCCCTCCACTTTTTTTCGCGATGGGCGCGCCTTTAATTTCTGGAGGCATCGCCAATATATTAACATCCATTGAATTACCGATCGCCATCCTATCAGCAAGCATCATTTTATCTGAAACAATAACACCGCTTCAGTGGGTAGGCACGGCTATTATCCTAGCTGCAATTGCTTTAAATGAACTTGGCACAAGCCTTTTTCGAATTAGGAAACGGATTGAGGGGTAG
- a CDS encoding GNAT family N-acetyltransferase codes for MALNKSSKVSTIARLRDIRIPEDYVQIANLFNMIEPGSATAQSIEEEDQQMPITSNLKLNEHGLLVGFGRTRVIAEDENGQIIGYGASYRAPWADPGQLGSVFCVHPEYRGQGVGEMILSHIENWAKEQQASVLSSIVMDWIDASIPFVQNRGFSLDAHVFDLVLDLNQFDSTKYVELREQLAKSGIQFVTLADLPGEDSEHKLYELCVETSRDNPGQYESLPPFAEWRKEFLPEDSSRKDWVFIAIDGNHFVGVTQLFSTEDAGVVYTNYTGVQKEYRGRGIAKALKRISIDAAKNAGANTMTTDSEESNAPMQYINRSIGYIPGKGHYRILKKLNSN; via the coding sequence ATGGCCTTAAATAAATCGAGTAAAGTTTCTACAATTGCAAGACTTCGGGATATTAGAATTCCAGAAGATTATGTACAAATTGCAAATCTCTTTAACATGATTGAACCAGGTTCTGCAACAGCTCAATCCATTGAAGAGGAAGATCAGCAAATGCCAATAACATCTAATCTGAAATTAAATGAACATGGCCTCTTGGTTGGTTTTGGAAGAACACGAGTCATAGCGGAGGACGAAAATGGCCAAATAATTGGTTATGGCGCTTCTTATCGTGCTCCTTGGGCCGATCCCGGTCAGTTGGGAAGTGTCTTCTGTGTTCACCCTGAATATCGTGGGCAAGGTGTAGGGGAAATGATCCTATCACATATTGAAAATTGGGCAAAAGAACAACAGGCATCTGTATTATCATCTATTGTAATGGATTGGATTGATGCTTCAATTCCTTTTGTTCAAAACCGTGGCTTTTCGTTGGATGCTCATGTATTTGATTTAGTACTAGATCTCAATCAATTTGACTCTACTAAGTACGTAGAACTAAGAGAACAATTAGCAAAATCAGGTATTCAATTTGTTACGTTAGCTGATCTGCCAGGAGAGGATTCAGAGCATAAATTATATGAATTATGTGTAGAGACATCAAGAGATAATCCAGGTCAATATGAAAGCCTTCCTCCTTTTGCAGAATGGCGAAAAGAGTTTCTACCAGAAGATTCTTCACGTAAGGATTGGGTTTTCATCGCCATAGATGGTAATCATTTCGTTGGAGTGACTCAATTATTCAGCACCGAGGATGCTGGAGTGGTGTATACGAACTATACAGGTGTTCAAAAAGAATACCGTGGCCGCGGGATTGCTAAGGCGTTAAAACGAATATCTATTGATGCAGCAAAAAATGCAGGGGCAAATACTATGACTACTGATTCAGAAGAAAGTAACGCCCCTATGCAATATATTAATAGAAGTATTGGCTATATTCCTGGAAAAGGCCACTACCGAATTCTCAAAAAATTAAATAGTAATTAA
- a CDS encoding cyclic 2,3-diphosphoglycerate synthase produces the protein MNRKNIIIIGAAGRDFHNFNTYYRNNETYNVVAFTAAQIPDIDGRKYPSELAGELYPEGIPIYSQDQLPELIKGLQVDECVFAYSDVSYEDVMGVGAIVNAAGANFTLLGPKGTMLKSNKPVISVCAVRTGTGKSQTSRKVIETLIEQNLKVVAVRHPMPYGDLNAQRVQRFATVEDLKKHNCTIEEMEEYEPHVARGNIIYAGVDYADILAAAENDPDGCDVILWDGGNNDFSFFEPDLAITVLDPHRPGHELKYYPGEVCLRTTDVAIINKVDSATEENIQIVENNIKFASPNSTIIKAESTITVDQPEAIAGKRVLVVEDGPTLTHGEMKLGAGTVAAERLGVKEIIDPRPFAVGTLVDTFNKYQHIENVLPAMGYGEQQLKDLEETINNSDCDAVIIGTPIDLSRVISINKPCTRVHYDLDEIGSPNLSDILKDFIQEHKLV, from the coding sequence ATGAACAGAAAAAATATTATTATTATAGGTGCAGCAGGAAGAGATTTTCATAATTTTAATACTTACTACCGAAATAACGAAACATATAATGTTGTTGCTTTTACAGCAGCACAAATTCCTGATATTGATGGACGTAAATATCCAAGTGAATTAGCGGGTGAACTATATCCAGAAGGAATTCCTATTTATTCACAAGATCAATTACCAGAGTTGATTAAAGGATTGCAAGTGGATGAATGTGTTTTTGCGTATAGTGATGTTAGTTACGAAGATGTGATGGGCGTGGGTGCGATTGTGAATGCAGCGGGTGCTAACTTCACATTACTAGGTCCAAAGGGCACAATGTTAAAAAGTAATAAGCCAGTTATTTCAGTATGCGCTGTGCGAACAGGAACTGGAAAAAGCCAAACATCTCGAAAAGTGATTGAAACCCTTATCGAGCAAAATTTAAAGGTTGTTGCAGTAAGACACCCAATGCCATACGGTGATTTAAACGCACAACGTGTTCAGCGCTTTGCAACAGTGGAGGATTTAAAGAAACATAACTGTACGATTGAAGAAATGGAAGAATATGAGCCACATGTGGCACGCGGAAATATTATCTATGCAGGTGTTGATTATGCTGATATTTTAGCGGCAGCTGAAAATGATCCAGATGGCTGTGACGTTATTTTATGGGACGGAGGAAATAATGATTTTTCTTTCTTCGAGCCTGATTTAGCCATTACTGTCTTAGACCCACATCGCCCTGGGCATGAGCTGAAATACTATCCTGGCGAAGTATGCTTAAGAACAACCGATGTTGCCATTATAAACAAAGTAGACAGTGCAACAGAGGAAAACATTCAAATTGTAGAAAATAATATCAAATTCGCTAGCCCAAATAGCACGATTATAAAAGCTGAATCAACGATTACGGTTGATCAACCGGAGGCTATTGCTGGAAAACGCGTGTTAGTCGTTGAAGATGGTCCAACGTTAACACATGGAGAGATGAAGCTTGGTGCAGGTACAGTTGCAGCGGAACGTTTGGGTGTGAAGGAAATCATTGACCCACGTCCATTCGCTGTTGGTACATTAGTTGATACGTTTAACAAGTACCAACATATTGAAAACGTGCTTCCAGCGATGGGATACGGTGAACAGCAATTGAAGGATCTTGAAGAAACGATTAATAACTCTGACTGTGATGCAGTGATTATTGGGACACCAATTGATTTATCACGTGTCATTTCAATTAATAAACCGTGCACACGTGTACACTACGATTTAGATGAAATCGGCAGTCCGAACCTAAGCGATATTTTAAAAGACTTTATCCAAGAGCATAAGCTTGTGTAA
- a CDS encoding nucleoside permease has product MDIKLRLKIMVFLQFFIWGSWLVTLGSYMIMTLQFTGAQVGVVYSSLGLASLIMPSLVGIIADRWIKANRLYGICHFLGAIALFIAAQTSDPSIMFWVMFFNSMVYMPTLALTNTISLFSLEKAGLDTVKDFPPIRVFGTIGFILALWIISFAQLELSNMQLFIASGVSLLLALYSLTLPDCPTSNSQKDKSLVSLLGLDAFVLFKQKKMAIFFLFAMLLGAALQITNTFGNPFLHDFALNPKYTDSLVVKYPAILSSVAQISEVFFILAIPFFLQKYGIKKVMLISMAAWTLRFVFFAYGNPSSLGFVLLLLSMIVYGCAFDFFTISGAIFVEKEVDHRIRASAQGLFMTMVNGIGAYVGAIISGRIVDYFTVDGVKDWQTIWLIFGGYTFVLAIVFAVSFKYKHDRDAMKTVKASH; this is encoded by the coding sequence ATGGATATAAAATTGCGTCTTAAAATTATGGTTTTTCTGCAATTTTTCATTTGGGGATCTTGGCTTGTTACACTTGGCTCCTATATGATCATGACTTTGCAATTTACTGGTGCACAAGTTGGAGTCGTTTATAGCTCACTTGGGCTTGCTTCACTCATTATGCCAAGTCTTGTAGGTATTATTGCGGATCGATGGATAAAAGCAAATAGATTGTATGGAATTTGCCATTTCCTTGGAGCAATTGCCTTATTTATAGCCGCGCAGACTTCAGACCCTAGCATCATGTTTTGGGTGATGTTTTTTAACTCAATGGTTTATATGCCAACGTTGGCTTTAACTAATACAATTTCTTTATTCAGCCTAGAAAAAGCAGGGCTCGATACAGTAAAAGATTTCCCGCCTATTCGTGTTTTTGGAACAATCGGTTTTATCCTTGCACTTTGGATCATCAGCTTCGCACAATTAGAATTAAGCAATATGCAGCTATTCATCGCTTCTGGTGTTTCTCTTTTACTTGCCCTGTATTCATTAACACTTCCTGACTGTCCGACATCAAATTCCCAAAAGGACAAGTCTTTGGTCAGTCTTTTGGGACTCGATGCTTTCGTACTATTTAAACAAAAGAAAATGGCGATTTTTTTCCTTTTCGCTATGTTATTGGGTGCTGCCCTTCAGATTACTAATACATTCGGCAATCCATTTTTACACGACTTTGCGCTGAACCCAAAATATACAGATAGCCTTGTTGTTAAATATCCAGCTATATTATCATCCGTTGCACAAATTTCAGAAGTCTTCTTTATTTTAGCCATCCCATTTTTCCTACAGAAGTATGGGATTAAGAAGGTCATGTTGATTAGTATGGCAGCATGGACATTACGTTTTGTTTTCTTCGCTTATGGGAACCCATCAAGCTTAGGGTTCGTCTTATTGCTATTATCAATGATTGTTTACGGCTGTGCATTTGACTTCTTTACTATTTCTGGGGCTATATTTGTAGAAAAAGAAGTAGATCATCGAATTCGGGCGAGTGCACAAGGCTTATTCATGACAATGGTTAACGGAATCGGTGCGTATGTAGGAGCTATTATTAGCGGAAGAATAGTAGATTATTTCACTGTAGACGGTGTCAAAGACTGGCAAACGATCTGGTTAATTTTTGGAGGATATACATTCGTTCTCGCCATTGTCTTTGCGGTAAGCTTTAAATATAAACATGACCGTGATGCAATGAAAACTGTAAAAGCAAGTCATTAA
- a CDS encoding VOC family protein, producing MQKIVPHLWYDKEAKEAALFYISLFENSKLLNETVIENTPSGDSELVSFELAGQEFMAISAGPYFKFNPSVSLMVACESIEEVNAKWEALVEDGTELMPLGEYPFSKRYAWVQDRFGLSWQLMLKDNGKAVQKITPNLLFSSDSCGKAGEATKYYTDVFEDSEIEVISKYEAGEAMSSRAKVNYAAFTLSGYHLSAMDHGSGGDFSFNEAFSLMINCKDQKEIDYFWDKLSAVPEAEQCGWVKDPFGLSWQIVPDNMNEVLYKGTKDENRRVFEALLRMKKIDLNALENARLEKR from the coding sequence ATGCAAAAAATCGTTCCACATTTATGGTATGACAAAGAAGCTAAAGAAGCCGCTTTGTTTTATATTAGTTTATTTGAGAACTCTAAACTATTAAATGAAACAGTAATTGAAAACACTCCTTCTGGAGATTCGGAATTGGTCAGCTTTGAATTGGCTGGGCAAGAATTCATGGCCATCAGTGCAGGACCTTACTTCAAATTTAATCCATCCGTTTCCTTAATGGTAGCTTGCGAATCGATAGAAGAGGTTAATGCCAAATGGGAAGCTTTAGTAGAAGATGGTACGGAACTCATGCCATTAGGTGAGTATCCCTTCAGTAAGCGGTATGCCTGGGTGCAGGATCGCTTTGGCTTGTCATGGCAGTTGATGCTTAAAGACAATGGTAAAGCTGTTCAAAAGATTACACCAAACTTGCTTTTCTCAAGTGATTCATGTGGGAAAGCAGGTGAGGCAACCAAGTATTACACCGACGTATTTGAGGATTCAGAAATAGAAGTAATCAGTAAATATGAAGCAGGAGAAGCCATGTCATCAAGGGCAAAGGTGAACTATGCTGCTTTCACCTTATCCGGATATCATTTATCAGCGATGGATCATGGATCTGGCGGCGATTTCAGTTTTAATGAAGCATTTTCACTCATGATCAATTGTAAAGATCAGAAGGAGATTGATTACTTCTGGGATAAGCTCTCTGCCGTACCCGAGGCAGAACAATGCGGATGGGTAAAGGATCCATTCGGCCTTTCATGGCAGATCGTTCCTGACAATATGAATGAGGTCTTGTATAAAGGAACAAAAGACGAAAACCGCAGAGTTTTTGAGGCCCTCTTAAGGATGAAGAAAATTGATTTAAATGCTTTGGAAAATGCCCGTTTAGAAAAACGATGA
- a CDS encoding nuclear transport factor 2 family protein, with translation MNMKANLSHKDKAVPFLQLVASGNVDEAYQKYIGPGFRHHNPYFRGDAKSLMLAMKENAALNPNKTLEVKHAIEEGEMVTVHSHVRQNPEDLGGAVVHIFRFQDDQIVELWDVGQPIPENSPNENGMF, from the coding sequence ATGAATATGAAAGCAAACCTCTCCCATAAAGACAAGGCAGTTCCGTTTCTGCAACTTGTAGCTTCTGGGAATGTAGACGAAGCATATCAGAAATACATAGGTCCAGGCTTTCGCCACCATAATCCATATTTCCGTGGCGATGCCAAGTCCCTTATGCTCGCGATGAAAGAGAATGCTGCCTTGAACCCTAACAAGACACTTGAGGTTAAACATGCTATTGAAGAGGGAGAGATGGTTACGGTTCACTCTCATGTGAGACAGAATCCTGAGGATCTTGGAGGAGCTGTGGTCCATATCTTTCGGTTTCAGGATGATCAAATTGTTGAATTATGGGATGTAGGTCAACCAATACCAGAGAATTCTCCAAACGAGAATGGCATGTTTTGA